A region from the Dermacentor andersoni chromosome 11, qqDerAnde1_hic_scaffold, whole genome shotgun sequence genome encodes:
- the LOC126539369 gene encoding uncharacterized protein, translating into MACYIPPNRKQTTLKLVLQGVEKEVNLLRNQDGSAMETSDGYVYQASDGQCVTLRFAANDEDLPTPAQPTTPASAADSDNRHPLATLSEASAEDVELWSSRKTKFISKYSEMKDLVGRSRALRTRKLLWLKLAELLNEEFSCNLTATQVQNKWKSLDRSYKKSKKENSSSGHHRVSCEHEQELADILKKQHSVNPTLLLEPGATILSSGNSGGSTTDERPENLPAPKRKRNSRSKLPPLLVL; encoded by the exons ATGGCGTGCTACATCCCACCCAACcgtaagcagacgacgctgaaGCTCGTTCTCCAGGGTGTCGAGAAGGAAGTTAATCTGCTTCGCAACCAGGATGGTTCAGCCATGGAGACCTCGGATGGTTATGTATACCAGGCATCAG ACGGGCAATGTGTCACTTTGCGGTTCGCGGCCAACGATGAGGACTTGCCCACTCCAGCGCAGCCTACGACGCCCGCTTCCGCCGCCGACAGTGACAATAGGCACCCGCTAGCCACTCTTTCTGAAGCATCCGCTGAAGACGTAGAACTGTGGAGTAGTCGGAAAACAAAGTTCATCTCCAAATACTCGGAGATGAAGGACTTAGTTGGAAGAAGTAGAGCCTTAAG AACGAGGAAGCTTTTGTGGCTAAAACTTGCGGAACTTCTGAATGAGGAGTTCAGCTGCAACCTCACTGCCACTCAAGTACAAAATAAATGGAAATCGTTGGACCGTTCCTACAAAAAATCAAAAAAAGAGAACAGTTCGTCTGGGCACCACCGTGTGAGCTGTGAACACGAGCA AGAGCTGGCTGACATACTCAAGAAACAGCACAGTGTGAACCCCACATTGCTGTTGGAGCCCGGAGCAACAATCCTGTCAAGTGGAAACTCAGG GGGAAGCACGACAGATGAACGGCCTGAGAACCTACCAGCACCAAAGAGGAAGCGGAACAGCCGTTCTAAGCTTCCTCCCCTCTTAGTACTATAG